A stretch of the uncultured Desulfobacter sp. genome encodes the following:
- a CDS encoding DUF2846 domain-containing protein produces MVHKSADDITPFLQTERIAYAVFDRQKEEKMLRGIVLIALVSTVLFAGCASVPMEDIKLTNEAHKFNPPSDGNAGLYIYRSGGIGTALKKDIWVDGNCIGQTAPYMFFYEEVEGDKEHKISTESEFSPNDLIIKVKSGMLYFIRQYIKLGVFVGGAGLELVDEEEGKKAVSELEMATKGDCSK; encoded by the coding sequence TTGGTACATAAATCTGCCGATGACATTACACCGTTCTTACAAACCGAAAGAATCGCTTATGCCGTTTTTGATCGGCAAAAGGAGGAGAAAATGCTTAGAGGAATTGTGTTGATCGCTTTGGTTTCGACTGTTTTATTTGCTGGATGCGCCTCTGTTCCGATGGAAGATATTAAATTAACGAATGAAGCTCATAAATTTAATCCGCCATCAGATGGCAATGCGGGATTGTACATATATCGCTCCGGTGGAATTGGCACTGCTTTAAAGAAAGATATATGGGTTGATGGGAACTGTATTGGTCAAACTGCACCGTATATGTTTTTTTATGAAGAAGTCGAAGGTGATAAGGAGCATAAGATTTCTACAGAATCTGAATTTTCTCCGAACGACCTTATAATAAAAGTCAAAAGTGGTATGCTTTATTTTATTCGTCAATATATTAAGCTGGGCGTATTTGTTGGGGGTGCCGGATTAGAGCTTGTTGATGAAGAAGAAGGCAAAAAAGCTGTAAGTGAACTGGAAATGGCAACGAAAGGCGATTGCAGCAAATAG